AGCTGGTCAAAGGCAACGCTTGGGTCGAAATGGGCACTTTTATCTCGATTCTTGCAGGTACTCTAACCGCCGGATTACTCATCGCGCTCGACGATGGGCTACCGATTGCCGCAGGGCTCGTGCTCGTTTTGTCACTAATTGGGGTGTTCACCAGCCGTTTGATCCCTTCCTTACCTGCCAGCACTGGGGGCAAGGGAAGCTTCCAGCCAATTTCTGCCTTAATCACCACACTCAAACACAGCCAGCGTAATCGCGGCATCTGGATGGCAATCCTCGCCATCAGTTGGTTTTGGTTTCTGGGCGCAACTTATCTCACTCAGTTCCCTAACTTTGCGAAAATCCACTTGCACGCCGACAGTACTGTGGTCTCGCTGCTGCTGGCCCTCTTTTCTATCGGCATTGCCGCTGGCTCTTGGCTGTGTGAAAAGCTCTCTTTTGATCAAGTCGAACTCGGTATTTTGCCCTTTGGCATTGCTGGTTTAACACTGTTTGGCATTGACTTGCTGCTTGCTCTTCCGCACAGCCAACCGTTGAGTGATTCATACTGGCAAGCAGGAGCATTTATCGCTCAGTCAGCACACTGGCGAGTCATGTTTGATCTCTTCATGGTTGGCGTTAGTGGCGGCCTGTTCGTTGTGCCTCTGTATGCTTTTATCCAATCACGCGCCGAGCAAGGACAGTGTGCGCAAGCAATCGCCGCCAACAACATCATGAATTCGCTGTTTATGGTCGCGTCAGCCGCTTTGGCCATCCTCCTTTTAACGGTACTCGGGCTCTCTATCGTCCAGTTATTTGCTCTGCTCGCGGTCGTCAATCTTATCGTGGCGGTATACGTTTATCGCCAAGTGCCTGAGTTTACACAACGTTTTGTCAGCTACTTACTCAGCCACCTGATGTATCGCGTGACGATTCGTGGCCGAGAGTTGATCCCTCAGCAAGGAGCCGCCCTGCTGGTGGCGAACCACGTCAGTTACGTTGACGCGCTGATTCTGATGGGGGTATCACCAAGGCCAGTTCGTTTTGTGATGGCGAAAGAGATCAGCGAAATACCGCTGCTCAAACCTCTATTCCGACACGCTGGCGTTATCCCTATCTGTTCGCCGAAAAAATGTCGTGACACCTATCAAAACGCTTTTCAGCAAATAGACCAAGCGCTCAACAATGGCGAAGTGGTGTGTCTTTTCCCTGAAGGTCGTTTGACCACCGATGGGTTGCTGGGGGAGTTTCGCCCCGGAGTAGAAAAGATTTTGCAACATAACCCAGTCAAGGTGATTCCAGTGGGTTTAGTCGGGCTGTGGGGATCGTTTTTCAGTCATAAAAATGGACATGCTTGTGCTAAGCGACCAAGCCGCTTCTGGTCAAAAGTCAGCGTCAACATTGGCGAAGTCGTGTCTGGTGATGTCACTGACCGTCACCAATTATTTCAGCAAGTACAAAACTTGCTTGCTCAAGCAGAGTCACAGTAACAGAATAAATCGCATGCGATACTCATCGCTGCCACGAAAGGAGTCGAGATGAAAATCATCATCTTACATGGGTTGTATATGCATGGCTTGGTCATGCAGCCACTTAGCCACCGCTTGCGAAAGCTGGGCTATCAAACGAAAACCCTGACCTACAACTCAGTCAAGATTGATGAGGAAAAAGTCTATCAGACGATCGATGAGGCGCTCGACCCCTTCTCACCCAACGTGTTAGTGGGTCATAGCCTTGGCGGGCTGATGATTAAACAGTATCTTGCGTCGCGGCAACCTTCGACAGCCAGCATTTCCCATGTCGTGGCGATAGGCTCACCATTACAAGGGGCATCCATTGCCGAGCGCATTAAAGAGTTAGGTTTTGGCGCCATGCTTGGTAACGCGCCTAAACACGGTTTGGATCTGCACGATGACCGTTGGCGATGGCCGCAAAAACGGGCAGTATTGCTGGCACCCTGCCTTTAGGAGCAAGACCTTTACTGCTAATGGACAATCACACCCTTTCGGACGGCACCGTCACTGTCGAAGAGACCAAAATCGCTGGCATGACTGACCATTTAATGGCACGCAGTAGTCACACTGGCTTAATCTATAGTCGCTTCATTGCCAAACAGATTGACCACTTTATTCGCTATTCTCGTTTTAAACACAACAAGAGTTGGGTTAAAAACCACCATCTAAAATAGACATCATCAATAAATTCCATCCTGGCTATGGCAATTATTATGAGATTTGTATATCATCCTGCCCACTATAAAACAGTGTTCAAAACCAGAGCACAGAAAGTGTTGTGGGTTGCCAAAAAAATACAGCAAGCAACTCCTTAGACCAAAGACCAACTTAGTGGGAAATAACAATGAAAATGAAAGCGATCGCGCTCGCCATATTGAGCTTAGCCGCCGTGTCTGCAGCTCAAGCTGAGTCGAAAGTGTCAGGATTTTATGTTGGTGGTGGCGTGGGTTCTACCGATTTCGACAGCGATGAAAGTGTGGATGGCAAAGCCGATGGCAGCGCGCTAAAACTTATCGTTGGCTATCAGTTTAACCGTATCGTGGGTATCGAGGCACAGTACAATAAATACGGTGATATTAAGTTCACTAACCCCGTGAATACTTGGTCGCCTACGACATTGTCGATCAACGCCAACCTAGGATACAGCTTTGACAACGGCTTTCGCCCGTACGGTTTAATTGGTCTTTCGGCGCTTGACCTGAGCGAAACGGCACAAACACTCGAAGACGATAAGGGTACCGCAATCCATTTCGGCCTCGGTCTAGAATATGCGCCGCCAGCACTGGATGGCTTAGCGTTTCGCGTTGGATACGATACCGAGATCTTCGGTATCAGCACCACTTATGTGCAAAACAGTACTGTGGTCACCAAAGACGTGGCTTACAGCATCGGCGCAGTTTATGCGGGTGTCACTTACAAATTCTAATTGCCCAGCAGCAGAAAAAACGTCACCAACCGGAGTCACACTACTCCGGTTTTTTTTATCTTTGTTATTTGCACGCATACTTTGCGACGGAACGTCGCGTAAAAAGAGATCAAGCGCTCAAAATCACAGCGAACAAGCGCTTAAATGGCGATAAATCAAGCAATTGAATTTTTTTCGCTTTACAAGCGAATCGCTTCCCCCTATTATCGCGGCCTACGGAGAGATGGCTGAGTGGTTGAAAGCACCGGTCTTGAAAACCGGCGTACGTTAATAGCGTACCTAGGGTTCAAATCCCTATCTCTCCGCCACTTTTGCACTATTTAGCTTGTGCTAGATAGTTTGCCTCGATAGCTCAGTCGGTAGAGCAGAGGATTGAAAATCCTCGTGTCGGTGGTTCGATTCCGCCTCGAGGCACCATTTAAATTAGCTGGTGTTTTTTGTTGAAAACCCCGGTCAGTGCTCTGGGCGAGCCCGTTATTCCGCCTCGATGCACCATATATGACTGGTGTTTTATAAAAGCGTCAGTAAGTGCCAAGCACGATGAAAGAATACTTCCTCCTTAGCTCAGTCGGTAGAGCGACGGACTGTTAATCCGCAGGTCGCTGGTTCGAGCCCAGCAGGAGGAGCCAATTTTAAAAAGCCTTATCATAAGATAAGGCTTTTTTTCTTTATGTGCATCAGTAGTCGGGTAATTGCAAGTCAACGCCGACGTCAACAGCTCTCAATTGACAGCATCGTTCATCAATCAATTCTCTGTCTTCTCCATCGTCCTGCCATTTTCCCCAGCGACATTGCCTTTGATCACACCTTTCAGTCTAGACCTCGGCTACGCAGCTTCAAGCGGACAGGGACAATTCAGCTGTTTTCTTTTCCTGAATTTTAAAGCGCTCTTCGTACGCATGCATAAAATCCTGGCGGATCAAGTGTTCCAAATGAGTCGCTTTATCGGTCGGACAGAAGATCATGTAGTGCACAACCTGTTCACCAGCGGCGGTGGTCGTAATGTGTATGTGCGGTTCCGAACCCGGCAAATCGACACCGGCATGCTTTTCAATCATGGCGTTGTAGCGGCGAGCCACGTCACTGAAATAGTGGCAGTGTTCTTCAATCTTTTCGGTTAAAAGAGGGATAAGCGGATACAAGTTAACGA
This Vibrio navarrensis DNA region includes the following protein-coding sequences:
- a CDS encoding MFS transporter produces the protein MLFSRRFFPYFCTQCLGALNDNVYKNILLLMVTYSQLDSLPMPVDLFVNLAAGLFILPFLLFSAHAGQIADHMDKARLIRRLKIAEFFIMGCAAVAILTQSPIAMLVLLFLTGTQSAYFGPVKYSLLPQALLPRELVKGNAWVEMGTFISILAGTLTAGLLIALDDGLPIAAGLVLVLSLIGVFTSRLIPSLPASTGGKGSFQPISALITTLKHSQRNRGIWMAILAISWFWFLGATYLTQFPNFAKIHLHADSTVVSLLLALFSIGIAAGSWLCEKLSFDQVELGILPFGIAGLTLFGIDLLLALPHSQPLSDSYWQAGAFIAQSAHWRVMFDLFMVGVSGGLFVVPLYAFIQSRAEQGQCAQAIAANNIMNSLFMVASAALAILLLTVLGLSIVQLFALLAVVNLIVAVYVYRQVPEFTQRFVSYLLSHLMYRVTIRGRELIPQQGAALLVANHVSYVDALILMGVSPRPVRFVMAKEISEIPLLKPLFRHAGVIPICSPKKCRDTYQNAFQQIDQALNNGEVVCLFPEGRLTTDGLLGEFRPGVEKILQHNPVKVIPVGLVGLWGSFFSHKNGHACAKRPSRFWSKVSVNIGEVVSGDVTDRHQLFQQVQNLLAQAESQ
- a CDS encoding porin family protein, which codes for MKMKAIALAILSLAAVSAAQAESKVSGFYVGGGVGSTDFDSDESVDGKADGSALKLIVGYQFNRIVGIEAQYNKYGDIKFTNPVNTWSPTTLSINANLGYSFDNGFRPYGLIGLSALDLSETAQTLEDDKGTAIHFGLGLEYAPPALDGLAFRVGYDTEIFGISTTYVQNSTVVTKDVAYSIGAVYAGVTYKF